The Bacillota bacterium genomic sequence AGCCATGCACCGGCCAGCCTGGCGGACGTGAAGGTGACGCTGGACATCTATCAGTCCACGAAGCCGTGCGAAGAAAAAAGGCTCAAGAGAAGAAGCCCTCTGTCCGAGCCACGTCATGCACGCGCCTGTGCTGCCCTGGAGGCTCGGGCCCGACCGGGCCCTCGGTTTCCAGCTCCCCGTTCGGTGAAATTGCAGTACCGGACGCTTCGACGGAGAAACTGGGTCGCATTGCCAGGGCCTCAAGCTCTTGTCGTTTCTGGTATCCGCGCCCTTGCGAGCGGCCCGGTCGAAAGTCATCACGATTCGGTCACCAACGTCGTCACCAACGGCCCCCGCGGGGTGCTGGGGCGCTTCTGGTCGAACTCGACGAAGCCTCGGGCGAGCAGGTGCAGGTGCAGGTGCAGGCGCTACGTCAGAAGCTCTTGGTATTACCACCGCAGGAAGCGGCGCGGCGACTCCGCCCGTACGACTCGTTGGTCACGAGTTGGTAACGACTTGCCGAATACCCTGCCGGGTCACGGGGCCGGTTGATGGGTGGCGGTGGGGCAAGGACGCGCGGAGCGAGTAGCGGAGCGGAGGGGCCGGGGGTACAGGGGTTCAAGCCATCACCCCTGTATCCCCGTTTGGTGATAGCCAGTTCCGGTGGCCGGCAGCTCGGCAGCCTTCCTGAAGAGCTGGCAGGGAATGGGGCCCCATTCCTGGAAACGCCGTCACGGGGATCAGTTCCTCACCGGGGGTTGGGAGTTACCCAGAGGTGGGGTGGTCCCTTTTGTCTACCGGCCGTTGGCTGCACTGCACCCTGAGCTTCGCCCTGTCCGCCACCTCGATCCTCACCAGCGTCCCGGCCGCCGGCCTATGGACGGCGCACGCGGACGCCCGCGAGGTTGCCGTCGAGCAGGACAGCAGCGACGACCCATCCAGCGCGATTCCCATCGAACCGGGTCACGTTTACTCTGCGGAGGCCTCGTCGGGTGACGTCGACACCTACCGGCTGGCCGTGGCCGGAGCAGGCATCTACGTTCTTTCGCTTCGGGCACCGGAGCCGTTCGATGTGGATCTGGCGCTGGCCGCCGTCGAGCATACCGGGGCGCGGCTTGAGGCAGGCGTGGCGAAGTCGGTACGGGACGCGGGGCGGCCGGACGTGATTCGCCGGTACCTGGTCTCCGGCGAGTACCTGGTCACCGTGACCGCCGTCGAAGGGGGCCCCGGTGGACGAAAGGGGTCCTTCCGTTACAGCCTCGCCGTGGCAGCCGGGCATCCCGACCAGAGCGAGAGCTTCGATGGCCCCATCGCTCTGGCCGAGCGGACCCTGTACCGGGGGAAGTTCGAGGAAATCGGCGATAGGCAACAACACCATGCGGTAGCGAGAGATGTCCTGCCCTTCCTCCACGAACGCGACCCTGATTCCCGCCATACTGCTCAGTGCAACGGCTTCCAGCATCACCCTCTGCATTACCGGCCGGTTCTCGGTGCTGAAGGGGTAGTTCGTGTTGAAGTAGGAAGGGACGAGGATGGCCACCTCGGGCTCCGGCAGCCGCAGCCGATCGGGACGGGGCAGCGACTCCAGGAGGCCACGGAACTTTCGGTACTCATGCGCGGCGGCTTTCCAACGCCCATCTGCCGCGGTGACCCCGAACGACAGTTCGAACGCATGGTGCCGGTAGGGATGCTGGCGTGATAGGTCGAAGTCGCTGAAGCACCACACCCAGGCACCCGAGCCGCCCGCCAGCAGCACGTCGTGCAACGTCTCACGAACGTAAGCGGCGTGGTTCTCCTCCGACGCCTGAATGCTGCTTGCGCCGAACTCCTCCAGGAGCACGGGCTTTTCCCGGCGGCCCTGCCCGTAGATCACCTCCTCGATGCTCCAGGTTCGCCAGAGGTGTGCCGGGATGACCCACGAGTGCCGGGCAGCGTCGATCTCTGTTGCGTAGACATGAGGGCCGAAGTACGAGACGTGGGGCTCCAGGAGCTTTAAATCGAAGCCGTTCTCCCCGCCGTTCAAGTTCCACGCCCCATCGCCGGTGCCGATGGGGTTGACCCCGTCCCACTGACGGATGGCAGCCACCAGCCGGCGGGACCAGTTCGCCACGGAATCAGGAGAGGCATGTCCTCCGTAAAGAGGCATCTCATTGCTCAGCACCCAACCGGCGAGCCCGCTCGATCCCTGGAGTACACGTGCGGCCTCACCGGCCAGGCGTTCCTGAGCGGCCAGCATGTCCGGGTCGGTATAGAGGTCCCGCCCTTGCCGCCACGGGACATCCCAGTTCTCGCCCGACATGTGGCCGACAACGAGTGTCACGAAAACCCCCAGGCCCTCTTCGCCGCACCAGTCGACAAACTGGCGCAATCGCTGCAGCATGGTGGGCTCCACCCGCTCGCCCGTCGGCATGAAGTCCGGCCAGTACACGAAGGCCCGG encodes the following:
- a CDS encoding cellulase family glycosylhydrolase, encoding MWAVWDEKRVHAEVREMARIGFHVCRAFVYWPDFMPTGERVEPTMLQRLRQFVDWCGEEGLGVFVTLVVGHMSGENWDVPWRQGRDLYTDPDMLAAQERLAGEAARVLQGSSGLAGWVLSNEMPLYGGHASPDSVANWSRRLVAAIRQWDGVNPIGTGDGAWNLNGGENGFDLKLLEPHVSYFGPHVYATEIDAARHSWVIPAHLWRTWSIEEVIYGQGRREKPVLLEEFGASSIQASEENHAAYVRETLHDVLLAGGSGAWVWCFSDFDLSRQHPYRHHAFELSFGVTAADGRWKAAAHEYRKFRGLLESLPRPDRLRLPEPEVAILVPSYFNTNYPFSTENRPVMQRVMLEAVALSSMAGIRVAFVEEGQDISRYRMVLLPIADFLELPPVQGPLGQSDGAIEALALVGMPGCHGEAVTEGPLSSTGAPFDGGHGDQVLAGDQVPANHVRPPRVPYRLRHACLKPRPGMLDGGQRQIHIERLRCPKRKNVDACSGHGQPVGVDVTRRGLRRVNVTRFDGNRAGWVVAAVLLDGNLAGVRVRRP